In Achromobacter spanius, the following proteins share a genomic window:
- a CDS encoding LysR family transcriptional regulator: MFVRLGTHLKPRHAELMIALDEERNLGRAADRLHMSQPAASKALAQLEEQVGHALFERTSHGTQPTAAGSIMILHARHTLGSAARVAAELQAAQERGCALLRLGTLPSAAVTVAPQLIAALCQRIPALEVTLVEGVLDNLLDRLSVDDLDIVLGRLGGRPLPAECEAMRLHDEPICIVSAPGHPLAGRRGLHLRELQGSSWVLPLPGTMLRERLERAFEQAGLPVPPARIHTNSLLATLAHICRSDWLAAMPTAIAEFYRDRGALDVLPLRIEGNFGAIGAIYRQQGTRMPAVQAALDWLGQAREPSVEVHST; encoded by the coding sequence ATGTTCGTACGCCTTGGTACGCATCTGAAGCCACGCCATGCGGAGCTGATGATTGCCCTCGATGAGGAGCGCAATCTGGGGCGCGCGGCGGATCGGCTGCACATGTCGCAGCCGGCGGCGTCCAAGGCGCTGGCGCAGCTGGAAGAGCAGGTGGGCCATGCGCTGTTCGAGCGCACAAGCCATGGCACTCAGCCCACCGCCGCCGGTTCCATCATGATCCTGCACGCCCGCCACACCCTGGGTTCGGCGGCACGGGTCGCGGCGGAGCTGCAGGCCGCGCAGGAACGTGGATGCGCCTTGCTGCGGCTGGGCACGCTGCCGTCGGCGGCGGTCACGGTGGCTCCGCAGCTGATAGCCGCGCTGTGCCAACGCATTCCCGCCTTGGAAGTGACGCTCGTGGAGGGTGTACTGGACAACCTTTTGGACAGGCTTTCCGTGGACGATCTGGATATCGTCCTGGGCCGGCTGGGCGGACGTCCGCTGCCGGCCGAATGCGAAGCGATGCGCCTGCACGATGAACCGATCTGCATCGTATCGGCGCCGGGTCATCCGTTGGCAGGCCGGCGCGGCCTGCATCTGCGCGAGTTGCAGGGGAGTTCGTGGGTCTTGCCCTTGCCGGGCACCATGTTGCGGGAACGGCTGGAGCGGGCATTCGAGCAGGCCGGCCTGCCGGTGCCGCCGGCCCGCATTCATACGAATTCGCTGCTGGCGACGCTGGCTCATATCTGCCGTAGCGATTGGCTCGCGGCCATGCCGACCGCCATCGCCGAGTTCTACCGCGACCGGGGCGCGCTGGATGTCCTGCCTTTGCGCATCGAGGGAAATTTCGGCGCAATCGGCGCCATCTATCGCCAGCAGGGAACGCGAATGCCCGCGGTGCAGGCCGCGCTGGATTGGCTGGGTCAGGCGCGTGAACCTAGTGTCGAAGTTCATTCAACTTGA
- a CDS encoding DUF6152 family protein, whose product MKLSKRALLAGLALSALAAVAPAAMAHHGWSWAESEQMTLQGTVEQVQVAPPHPNLRVRANDGVWVVELGNPTQTKEAGFVEGSAKPGDEITAIGNRDQDAGNKRMKAVQIMVGGKTYDIYPSRIKKP is encoded by the coding sequence ATGAAGCTATCGAAACGCGCGTTATTGGCAGGGCTGGCGTTATCCGCGCTGGCGGCAGTGGCCCCCGCGGCCATGGCGCATCACGGGTGGTCTTGGGCGGAATCCGAACAGATGACCTTGCAAGGCACGGTCGAGCAGGTGCAGGTTGCGCCGCCCCATCCCAATTTAAGGGTGCGGGCCAATGATGGTGTCTGGGTGGTCGAACTCGGCAATCCTACCCAGACGAAGGAAGCGGGGTTCGTCGAGGGCTCCGCCAAGCCGGGCGACGAAATCACCGCCATTGGCAACCGCGATCAGGACGCCGGCAACAAGCGCATGAAGGCCGTTCAGATCATGGTGGGCGGCAAGACCTACGACATCTATCCCAGCCGCATCAAGAAACCCTGA
- a CDS encoding DUF6644 family protein, which yields MPELLRLALEQLTALPPALWLRRSGTLYLLVNAAHIGAIGLLIGSIVPLDLRLLGVLKPTSLALLAPVLARTAAVGLALAVLTGATLFTVRPLEYLQNPAFVVKMGLLGAGAINAWLVRRGRAWGQVLQGDRPSIALRCQAAVSLLLWTGCLVAGRWIGFL from the coding sequence ATGCCCGAACTGCTTCGGCTGGCGCTGGAACAGCTTACCGCCTTGCCCCCGGCGCTGTGGCTGCGACGGTCCGGCACGCTATACCTTCTGGTCAACGCCGCCCATATCGGCGCCATCGGGCTGTTGATCGGTTCGATCGTTCCGCTGGACCTGCGCCTGCTCGGCGTCCTCAAGCCCACCTCCTTGGCGCTGCTGGCGCCTGTGCTGGCGCGCACGGCTGCGGTGGGCCTTGCGCTGGCCGTACTGACCGGCGCCACGCTGTTTACCGTGCGTCCGCTGGAATACCTGCAGAACCCGGCATTCGTGGTGAAGATGGGCTTGCTGGGCGCGGGCGCAATCAACGCGTGGCTCGTGCGGCGGGGCAGGGCATGGGGACAGGTATTACAGGGAGACCGCCCGTCCATCGCGCTGCGCTGCCAGGCCGCCGTCTCGCTGCTGCTGTGGACGGGCTGCCTGGTAGCGGGCAGATGGATCGGGTTCTTGTAG
- a CDS encoding LysR family transcriptional regulator produces MRGSDFAELKAFVAVVERQSFARAAEHLGLSPSALSQTIRQLEGRIGARLLNRTTRSVAPSASGELLYKRIAPLFREMAAAVAEASEATGQMSGTLRINTLGIAARTLIAPRLSRFHQAHPDVVLDIVVDDALADIVVGRFDAGIRVGGRLEKDMVAVRLTPDLNMVAVASPDYLARRGIPKSPAELHDHACINWRLQMDGRHYRWEFEKRGQRLEVAVDGPVVTNHADIGIAAALNGLGIAYHFELDGVGELLAQGRLIQVLADWSISRPGLFLYYPNRQHRPALLGAFIDCLLDRKPFDRL; encoded by the coding sequence ATGCGTGGATCCGACTTCGCTGAACTGAAGGCCTTCGTGGCCGTCGTGGAGCGCCAGAGCTTTGCCCGTGCCGCAGAGCATCTGGGCCTGTCGCCTTCGGCACTCAGCCAGACCATCCGTCAGCTCGAAGGCCGCATCGGCGCTCGCCTTCTGAATCGCACGACTCGTAGCGTCGCGCCATCGGCCAGTGGCGAACTGCTCTACAAGCGCATCGCTCCGCTGTTTCGGGAGATGGCTGCCGCAGTCGCAGAAGCCAGTGAGGCGACAGGACAGATGAGCGGCACGCTGCGGATCAACACGCTGGGGATCGCAGCGCGAACCCTCATCGCGCCCCGGCTTTCACGCTTCCATCAGGCACACCCTGACGTGGTTCTCGACATCGTGGTCGACGACGCGCTTGCCGACATCGTCGTCGGCCGCTTTGACGCGGGCATCCGCGTGGGTGGACGGCTCGAGAAAGACATGGTTGCCGTCCGCCTCACGCCCGACTTGAACATGGTCGCCGTGGCGTCCCCGGACTACCTCGCGCGTCGCGGAATACCCAAGTCACCCGCCGAGTTGCATGACCACGCATGCATCAACTGGCGGCTACAGATGGACGGCAGGCACTATCGCTGGGAGTTTGAGAAACGGGGGCAACGACTCGAAGTAGCGGTGGACGGCCCCGTAGTCACCAATCATGCCGACATCGGCATTGCCGCTGCGCTGAACGGGCTCGGCATTGCCTATCACTTTGAGCTAGATGGCGTGGGTGAGCTTTTGGCGCAGGGACGGCTTATCCAGGTCCTGGCGGACTGGTCGATTTCGCGCCCAGGGCTGTTCCTCTACTATCCGAACAGACAGCATCGACCCGCCCTCCTTGGTGCGTTCATCGACTGCCTGTTGGACCGAAAACCGTTCGATCGGCTCTAG
- a CDS encoding nuclear transport factor 2 family protein — MNALPLPEPIAAYFAAEHKPEALAHCFTAQAVMKDDGHTYTGINAIKAFMAEASAKYSATSVPFAIEREDGFQLVRANVAGNFPGSPVVLSYRFRLERGLIASLEISA, encoded by the coding sequence ATGAACGCCTTGCCCCTTCCTGAGCCCATTGCCGCGTACTTCGCGGCTGAACACAAGCCTGAAGCCTTGGCGCATTGCTTCACGGCGCAGGCCGTCATGAAGGACGACGGTCATACCTACACGGGCATCAACGCCATCAAGGCCTTTATGGCCGAGGCATCGGCCAAGTACAGCGCGACAAGCGTGCCGTTCGCCATTGAGCGCGAGGACGGCTTCCAACTCGTCCGCGCCAACGTCGCCGGCAACTTCCCTGGCAGTCCGGTCGTTCTGTCCTATCGCTTTCGCCTGGAACGCGGCCTGATCGCATCGCTGGAGATCTCGGCATGA
- a CDS encoding SDR family oxidoreductase, which produces MSFDLHLNGLRALVTGGTLGLGAAVVKTFAEAGARVATSARTVPAQRVEGVNYIAADLSTAVGTSHLAQTIMQDWGGVDILINVLGGSNTPGGGFAAISDEHWLAELNLNLMPAVRLDRALLPAMLAQGSGVIIHVSSIQRVLPLPESTTAYAAAKGALTTYSKSLAREVTPKGVRVLSVAPGWVETEASVAFAERMAADAGTDYEGGKKIVMDWLGGIPVGRPAKPQEVADLIAFLASPRSASIAGCEYRIDGGTVPTL; this is translated from the coding sequence ATGAGCTTCGACCTTCACCTGAATGGCCTTAGAGCATTGGTGACCGGCGGCACGCTGGGCCTTGGCGCCGCCGTCGTAAAAACCTTTGCGGAGGCCGGCGCTCGGGTGGCGACATCCGCGCGGACTGTGCCTGCGCAGCGTGTGGAGGGGGTCAACTACATCGCTGCCGATCTGTCGACGGCCGTAGGCACGAGTCACCTGGCCCAGACCATCATGCAGGATTGGGGCGGCGTCGACATCTTGATCAACGTGCTCGGCGGGTCGAACACTCCCGGCGGCGGTTTCGCTGCGATCAGTGATGAACACTGGTTAGCCGAATTGAATCTGAACCTCATGCCTGCCGTACGTTTGGATCGTGCGCTGCTGCCGGCGATGCTGGCTCAGGGCTCCGGCGTCATCATTCACGTCAGCTCCATCCAGCGCGTGCTGCCGCTGCCCGAGTCCACGACCGCCTACGCCGCGGCCAAGGGGGCGCTCACGACCTACAGCAAGTCGCTGGCAAGAGAGGTGACGCCGAAGGGCGTTCGCGTGCTGAGCGTTGCGCCGGGCTGGGTCGAGACCGAGGCGTCCGTGGCGTTTGCAGAGCGGATGGCGGCAGACGCCGGAACGGACTACGAGGGAGGCAAGAAAATCGTCATGGATTGGCTGGGAGGAATTCCTGTGGGCCGACCCGCAAAGCCACAGGAGGTTGCCGATCTGATCGCGTTCCTGGCGTCTCCGCGATCTGCTTCGATCGCAGGGTGCGAGTATCGGATCGACGGCGGCACAGTTCCCACTCTGTAG
- a CDS encoding c-type cytochrome, with protein sequence MQRSFVSPPTPRRLTRWRGFALLAAALLCIPGSLTVAAEPADAEAGRALFLKGSTPACAVCHTMADAGATGAVGPNLDELKPDAQRVMQAVRNGIGVMPAFDALSDGDVQALANYVARATGAAQ encoded by the coding sequence ATGCAGCGCAGCTTTGTGTCACCGCCAACACCGCGCCGCCTTACCAGGTGGCGAGGATTCGCGCTGTTGGCGGCGGCCCTGTTATGCATACCAGGCAGCTTGACCGTCGCCGCGGAGCCGGCTGATGCCGAGGCTGGCCGCGCGCTGTTCCTGAAGGGCTCAACGCCGGCCTGTGCCGTTTGCCACACAATGGCCGACGCCGGCGCCACGGGGGCCGTTGGACCCAATCTGGACGAGCTCAAGCCGGACGCGCAGCGAGTCATGCAGGCCGTACGCAACGGCATCGGCGTCATGCCGGCTTTTGACGCGTTAAGCGATGGGGACGTACAGGCGCTTGCGAACTATGTGGCCAGGGCAACCGGTGCAGCACAGTAG
- a CDS encoding sulfite oxidase produces the protein METLPPNLARRRMLAGSAGALAAVGLGATGVVCATDAVANPTATKAAPAAKPLPPYAAWKDADSVIVHSANTIETKRSAFGDGIITPSRQLYVRNNLPPPAASILDDRDAWTVEIAGVEQPRTLTVGDLKALGVETLATVLQCSGNGRGFFPHKPSGTPWEVGAAGCVMWSGIPVRTLVEHLGGLKGKPAYMTGTGGEVLPEGLDPMSLLVERSVPREAMQDAMLAWEMNNEPLSLAHGGPLRLIVPGYTGVNNVKYLKRLAFTDEQSRAKIQQTGYRLTPMGAKPSPDQPSVWAMEPKSWITAPGTDGQALKAGRAVVRGVAFGGMHAVKRVEVSIDGGKTWKEASLIGPDLGKYAWRQFALPVDLPTGQHTLVSRVEDTEGNVQVEKRSDNAPGYINSSWQDHGLAVNVS, from the coding sequence ATGGAGACACTTCCCCCAAATCTTGCCCGACGCCGCATGTTGGCCGGCAGCGCCGGTGCTCTTGCCGCCGTTGGCCTGGGCGCCACAGGTGTCGTCTGCGCCACGGACGCAGTCGCCAACCCCACCGCGACCAAAGCCGCCCCCGCGGCAAAGCCTTTGCCCCCCTACGCGGCATGGAAAGACGCCGACAGCGTCATCGTGCATAGCGCCAACACGATCGAAACCAAGCGCAGCGCCTTTGGTGACGGGATCATCACGCCATCACGCCAACTCTACGTACGCAACAACCTTCCGCCGCCCGCCGCGTCCATCCTGGATGACCGCGATGCCTGGACCGTCGAGATTGCCGGCGTGGAGCAACCGCGCACCCTGACCGTGGGGGACCTCAAGGCATTGGGCGTGGAAACGCTGGCCACGGTACTGCAATGCTCGGGCAATGGCCGTGGATTTTTTCCGCACAAACCCAGTGGAACGCCGTGGGAGGTGGGCGCGGCCGGCTGCGTCATGTGGTCAGGCATTCCGGTGCGTACCTTGGTCGAACACCTGGGCGGACTGAAGGGTAAGCCCGCCTACATGACGGGCACAGGCGGCGAAGTCCTGCCCGAAGGCCTCGATCCCATGTCCTTGCTGGTCGAGCGCTCGGTGCCGCGCGAGGCCATGCAAGATGCCATGCTGGCCTGGGAAATGAACAACGAGCCGCTGTCGCTGGCTCACGGCGGCCCGCTGCGGCTGATCGTCCCTGGCTATACCGGCGTCAACAACGTCAAGTACCTCAAGCGCCTTGCCTTCACTGACGAGCAAAGTCGCGCGAAGATCCAGCAAACCGGCTATCGGCTGACCCCGATGGGTGCCAAACCCAGCCCCGACCAGCCTTCCGTTTGGGCCATGGAGCCCAAGTCCTGGATCACCGCGCCTGGCACGGATGGACAGGCCCTTAAGGCCGGACGTGCCGTCGTGCGGGGCGTGGCGTTCGGGGGCATGCATGCGGTCAAGCGGGTGGAGGTCTCGATAGACGGCGGCAAAACCTGGAAAGAGGCTTCGCTTATCGGGCCGGACCTTGGCAAATACGCGTGGCGACAGTTCGCGCTACCCGTCGATCTTCCAACGGGACAGCACACACTGGTCAGCCGCGTTGAAGACACAGAGGGCAATGTGCAGGTGGAAAAGCGATCTGACAATGCGCCGGGGTACATCAACAGTAGCTGGCAGGATCACGGGTTGGCAGTCAATGTGTCATGA
- a CDS encoding alpha/beta fold hydrolase yields the protein MTRIRHTRLATWCASLLLAGGAGAALAADAPKVPDYGPNLERFEYPHEVHRHTLTSQGQTLSMAYMDVKPAQANGRTVVLMHGKNFCGATWDATIAALSQAGYRVVVPDQIGFCKSDKPASYQFSLHQLAANTQALLTHLGVERASVVGHSMGGMLAARYALLYGATTDALVLVNPIGLEDWKHEGVPYRSIDDWYARELKANFAGMKKYQQGTYYAGQWRDDYDKWVLMAAGMLQGEGRKRVAWNQALTYDMIYTQPVVHEFGQIAVPTTLLIGKQDNTAPGKDAAPPEIAKRLGNYAELGPKTARAIPGATLVMWPELGHSPQVQDPARFNAALIDALRRPVPTKG from the coding sequence ATGACACGAATCCGACATACACGGCTAGCCACATGGTGCGCCAGCCTGTTGCTGGCGGGCGGCGCCGGCGCGGCCCTCGCGGCCGATGCCCCCAAGGTGCCCGACTACGGCCCCAATCTTGAACGCTTCGAGTATCCGCACGAAGTCCATCGCCACACCCTGACGTCACAGGGCCAGACGCTGTCGATGGCCTACATGGATGTAAAGCCCGCGCAGGCGAACGGCCGAACCGTCGTGCTCATGCACGGCAAGAACTTCTGCGGCGCCACCTGGGACGCCACGATCGCCGCGTTGAGCCAGGCAGGCTATCGGGTCGTGGTGCCCGACCAGATCGGCTTCTGCAAATCCGACAAACCGGCGAGCTATCAGTTTTCGCTTCACCAGCTTGCGGCCAATACCCAGGCCCTGCTGACGCACCTGGGCGTGGAACGCGCCAGCGTGGTCGGGCATTCGATGGGCGGCATGCTGGCGGCGCGCTATGCGCTGTTGTACGGCGCGACTACCGATGCGCTGGTGCTTGTGAATCCGATCGGGCTGGAAGACTGGAAGCACGAAGGCGTGCCCTACCGCAGCATCGACGACTGGTACGCGCGCGAACTCAAGGCCAACTTTGCCGGCATGAAGAAGTATCAGCAAGGCACGTACTACGCGGGGCAGTGGCGTGACGACTACGACAAATGGGTGCTGATGGCCGCAGGCATGCTGCAGGGGGAAGGACGGAAGCGCGTGGCCTGGAACCAGGCGCTTACCTACGACATGATCTACACGCAGCCGGTCGTGCATGAATTCGGCCAGATCGCCGTGCCCACCACGCTGTTGATCGGCAAGCAGGACAATACGGCGCCCGGCAAGGACGCAGCGCCCCCCGAAATCGCCAAGCGCCTGGGCAATTACGCCGAGCTGGGCCCGAAGACCGCTCGCGCAATCCCGGGGGCCACGCTGGTGATGTGGCCCGAACTGGGACATTCGCCGCAGGTGCAGGATCCGGCGCGCTTCAATGCGGCGCTGATCGACGCGCTGCGGCGGCCGGTGCCGACCAAGGGGTAA
- a CDS encoding sensor domain-containing diguanylate cyclase, producing MSHAGPTLDDNAVYRTLLESTKAIPWKIDWATMKFAYIGPQIEALLGWSTESWVSAEDWAMRMHPEDREYVVNFCVTQSQAGVDHEADYRALTKDNGYVWIRDVVHVVRNDSGEVDSLIGFMFDITERKKTEEKLLSLQKELEVLSFKDSLTNIANRRRFDRCFELEWERAESERRPLSVLLFDVDFFKQYNDLYGHTQGDNCLVEIAQTLSLALDGPRDLVARYGGEEFVVLLPEADAEVARKVAERCQRLLQKKSILHALSPHGRRVTVSIGAGTVVLEGKAERADFIKAVDQQLYAAKRNGRDRVEHVQWRP from the coding sequence ATGTCCCACGCAGGCCCGACTTTGGATGACAACGCCGTGTACAGAACCTTGCTGGAGTCAACCAAGGCAATTCCTTGGAAGATCGATTGGGCCACGATGAAGTTTGCCTACATCGGCCCTCAGATCGAGGCGTTGCTGGGCTGGAGCACGGAAAGCTGGGTAAGCGCGGAAGACTGGGCCATGCGCATGCATCCCGAGGACCGCGAATACGTGGTGAATTTCTGCGTCACCCAATCCCAGGCCGGCGTGGACCACGAGGCGGACTACCGCGCGCTGACCAAGGACAACGGCTACGTGTGGATTCGTGACGTGGTGCACGTCGTGCGCAATGACAGCGGCGAAGTCGATTCGCTGATCGGCTTCATGTTCGACATCACCGAACGCAAGAAGACCGAAGAAAAGCTGCTGAGCTTGCAGAAAGAGCTAGAGGTACTCTCCTTCAAGGACAGCCTGACCAATATTGCCAACCGCCGCCGCTTTGATCGGTGTTTTGAATTGGAGTGGGAGCGCGCGGAAAGCGAACGTCGACCCTTGTCTGTATTGCTGTTCGACGTGGATTTTTTCAAGCAATACAACGATTTGTACGGCCACACCCAGGGCGACAACTGCTTGGTGGAAATTGCCCAGACGCTCAGCTTGGCGCTGGATGGCCCCCGCGATCTGGTTGCGCGCTACGGCGGCGAGGAATTCGTGGTGCTGCTGCCCGAGGCCGACGCCGAAGTCGCCCGGAAAGTCGCAGAACGCTGCCAGCGCCTGCTTCAGAAGAAATCCATTCTGCACGCCCTGTCGCCGCATGGCAGACGCGTCACCGTCAGCATCGGCGCGGGCACGGTGGTGCTTGAGGGAAAAGCGGAACGAGCCGACTTCATCAAGGCCGTGGACCAACAGCTATATGCAGCCAAGCGCAACGGGCGCGACCGCGTTGAGCACGTGCAATGGCGGCCGTAA
- a CDS encoding PAS domain S-box protein, translated as MPASPPADLMPMLLDAVCVVDESGIFLNVTGACEQIFGYTPEEMVGRPMMDLIHKADRPATLAAVGRLMSGKLQYDFENRYMRKDGRVVHIMWSARWYPDKQIRVAVARDVTERHIQRSALEDKPAPPQPLPWQLCDSPPSLVPPGASPIPLSHQDYTVLATLAAHDQGASRKAIVEALGKDYWTYDRRSLDTQMRRLRRKVEQACDRELPVATVRGMGYRFYDPIECRRRGEVAAMGIPDGRA; from the coding sequence ATGCCCGCTTCGCCGCCTGCCGACCTGATGCCCATGCTTTTGGACGCCGTGTGCGTCGTGGACGAGTCGGGCATATTTCTCAACGTGACCGGCGCTTGCGAACAGATCTTCGGCTACACGCCAGAAGAGATGGTGGGGCGCCCGATGATGGACCTGATCCATAAAGCCGACCGGCCCGCAACGCTGGCCGCGGTCGGCCGGCTGATGAGCGGCAAGCTGCAATACGATTTCGAGAACCGTTACATGCGCAAGGACGGACGCGTCGTCCACATCATGTGGTCGGCGCGCTGGTATCCAGACAAGCAGATCCGCGTTGCGGTCGCCCGGGACGTCACCGAGCGGCATATCCAGCGCAGCGCTTTGGAAGATAAGCCGGCGCCCCCGCAACCCTTGCCCTGGCAACTCTGCGATTCGCCGCCCAGCCTGGTGCCTCCCGGCGCGTCGCCCATCCCCTTGTCCCACCAGGACTACACCGTCCTGGCCACGCTTGCCGCGCACGACCAAGGCGCCAGCCGCAAAGCCATCGTGGAAGCGCTTGGGAAGGACTACTGGACCTACGACCGGCGCAGCCTGGATACGCAGATGCGCCGCCTGCGCCGAAAGGTAGAACAAGCCTGCGACCGCGAGCTACCGGTCGCGACGGTGCGGGGAATGGGGTATCGGTTCTACGACCCGATCGAATGCCGGCGGCGGGGCGAGGTGGCGGCTATGGGTATTCCTGACGGGCGTGCATAA